A genomic segment from Corylus avellana chromosome ca5, CavTom2PMs-1.0 encodes:
- the LOC132181171 gene encoding BTB/POZ domain-containing protein At3g22104 isoform X1, with protein sequence MEVCCDLEVDVNGEETFMVDKKIIASYSGRLSKLFGKSKGSTRNLKVIFHDFPGGAESFELMSRFCYNNGKTHISPSNISLLHCAAQFMEMNNSVSATNNLIEQTEKSLEEISYWTWSELLVALKQCQHLLPHVNSSGVLQKCLDSLAGRLALASDASPCPSTSSPDSSVFRFSCDTKSTESLKTSLSRGTWWFEDLLILNPVLVEMVVKSMVVRKIDHLMISRFLFYYQKSKFYAATSDEKRKVIEAVIDMLYTLDGSSVSCKSLFGILRVSMTLNINKSSRNKLESMIGSQLDQAALDNLLVPSPQGMNYLYDVNLVLRFLKAFFRGGICQASAIKLRKVASLMDSYIAEVAPDPRLKPSKFLALAMALPDSARDSYDGLYRAVDMFLEVHAGLSEDEKLEICCALNYEKLSAEVCIHLSQNTKFPSKSAVQALISQQDKLKGLLHGTSNPKPITDSPCTSTEVRSMGKNDEASDQVVLYAGKLDVLSDNEKLKAHLQGMQWRVMELEKVCKKMQTQMAKIMKYRISRQGHTRSLPRLCS encoded by the exons ATGGAAGTTTGCTGTGATCTTGAAGTGGATGTCAATGGGGAAGAGACTTTCATGGTGGACAAG aaaattattgcttcatatTCTGGAAGATTGAGCAAATTATTTGGTAAATCGAAGGGTTCCACAAGAAATCTTAAGGTGATTTTCCACGACTTTCCAGGAGGTGCTGAGAGTTTTGAGCTCATGTCTAGATTCTGTTATAACAATGGAAAGACTCATATAAGTCCTTCCAATATATCCCTCCTACATTGTGCTGCACAGTTCATGGAAATGAACAACTCTGTTTCTGCAACCAATAATTTAATAGAACAAACAGAGAAATCACTTGAAGAGATCAGCTACTGGACATGGTCTGAGCTTTTGGTCGCTTTGAAGCAATGCCAACATTTACTTCCCCATGTGAATTCTTCAGGTGTTCTTCAGAAATGCTTAGATTCCCTTGCTGGGAGGCTGGCCTTAGCTAGTGATGCAAGTCCATGTCCATCTACTTCTTCCCCAGACAGCTCTGTATTTCGGTTTTCTTGTGACACTAAGAGCACTGAGAGTTTAAAGACCAGTTTATCTCGAGGAACATGGTGGTTTGAAGATCTTCTGATCTTGAATCCTGTTTTGGTCGAAATGGTGGTCAAATCCATGGTCGTGCGAAAAATTGACCATCTTATGATCAGCAGGTTCCTCTTTTATTACCAGAAGTCAAAGTTTTATGCTGCCACATCTGATGAGAAGCGAAAAGTTATAGAAGCTGTCATTGATATGCTTTATACTCTTGATGGGAGCTCTGTTTCCTGCAAGAGTTTATTTGGGATTCTTCGGGTTTCCATGACTTTGAACATAAACAAAAGTAGCAGGAACAAGTTGGAGAGCATGATTGGTTCACAGTTGGATCAAGCAGCATTGGATAATCTGCTTGTTCCTTCTCCACAGGGGATGAATTACCTATATGATGTGAATCTTGTTCTGAGGTTTTTGAAAGCGTTTTTTCGCGGAGGAATTTGTCAAGCTTCTGCTATTAAATTGAGGAAAGTTGCTAGCTTGATGGATTCCTATATAGCAGAAGTAGCCCCAGATCCTCGTTTAAAGCCTTCAAAGTTCTTGGCATTAGCAATGGCCTTGCCGGATTCTGCTAGGGACTCTTATGATGGACTCTACCGTGCTGTTGACATGTTTCTAGAG GTACATGCAGGATTGTCAGAAGATGAGAAGTTAGAGATATGTTGTGCATTGAACTATGAGAAGCTCTCGGCAGAAGTTTGCATACACCTTTCTCAGAACACCAAATTTCCATCAAAATCTGCAGTCCAAGCTCTAATTTCTCAGCAAGACAAACTCAAAGGCTTACTCCATGGCACCAGCAATCCTAAACCAATTACTGATTCGCCCTGTACTTCCACAGAAGTCAGAAGCATGGGAAAGAATGATGAAGCCAGTGATCAGGTTGTGCTCTATGCAGGGAAACTTGATGTATTGTCTGATAATGAGAAACTCAAAGCACATTTGCAAGGAATGCAGTGGAGGGTTATGGAGTTGGAGAAAGTTTGTAAGAAAATGCAAACTCAGATGGCGAAGATTATGAAATATAGAATCTCAAGGCAAGGTCATACCAGATCCTTACCTAGGCTTTGTTCATGA
- the LOC132181171 gene encoding BTB/POZ domain-containing protein At3g22104 isoform X2: MSRFCYNNGKTHISPSNISLLHCAAQFMEMNNSVSATNNLIEQTEKSLEEISYWTWSELLVALKQCQHLLPHVNSSGVLQKCLDSLAGRLALASDASPCPSTSSPDSSVFRFSCDTKSTESLKTSLSRGTWWFEDLLILNPVLVEMVVKSMVVRKIDHLMISRFLFYYQKSKFYAATSDEKRKVIEAVIDMLYTLDGSSVSCKSLFGILRVSMTLNINKSSRNKLESMIGSQLDQAALDNLLVPSPQGMNYLYDVNLVLRFLKAFFRGGICQASAIKLRKVASLMDSYIAEVAPDPRLKPSKFLALAMALPDSARDSYDGLYRAVDMFLEVHAGLSEDEKLEICCALNYEKLSAEVCIHLSQNTKFPSKSAVQALISQQDKLKGLLHGTSNPKPITDSPCTSTEVRSMGKNDEASDQVVLYAGKLDVLSDNEKLKAHLQGMQWRVMELEKVCKKMQTQMAKIMKYRISRQGHTRSLPRLCS, translated from the exons ATGTCTAGATTCTGTTATAACAATGGAAAGACTCATATAAGTCCTTCCAATATATCCCTCCTACATTGTGCTGCACAGTTCATGGAAATGAACAACTCTGTTTCTGCAACCAATAATTTAATAGAACAAACAGAGAAATCACTTGAAGAGATCAGCTACTGGACATGGTCTGAGCTTTTGGTCGCTTTGAAGCAATGCCAACATTTACTTCCCCATGTGAATTCTTCAGGTGTTCTTCAGAAATGCTTAGATTCCCTTGCTGGGAGGCTGGCCTTAGCTAGTGATGCAAGTCCATGTCCATCTACTTCTTCCCCAGACAGCTCTGTATTTCGGTTTTCTTGTGACACTAAGAGCACTGAGAGTTTAAAGACCAGTTTATCTCGAGGAACATGGTGGTTTGAAGATCTTCTGATCTTGAATCCTGTTTTGGTCGAAATGGTGGTCAAATCCATGGTCGTGCGAAAAATTGACCATCTTATGATCAGCAGGTTCCTCTTTTATTACCAGAAGTCAAAGTTTTATGCTGCCACATCTGATGAGAAGCGAAAAGTTATAGAAGCTGTCATTGATATGCTTTATACTCTTGATGGGAGCTCTGTTTCCTGCAAGAGTTTATTTGGGATTCTTCGGGTTTCCATGACTTTGAACATAAACAAAAGTAGCAGGAACAAGTTGGAGAGCATGATTGGTTCACAGTTGGATCAAGCAGCATTGGATAATCTGCTTGTTCCTTCTCCACAGGGGATGAATTACCTATATGATGTGAATCTTGTTCTGAGGTTTTTGAAAGCGTTTTTTCGCGGAGGAATTTGTCAAGCTTCTGCTATTAAATTGAGGAAAGTTGCTAGCTTGATGGATTCCTATATAGCAGAAGTAGCCCCAGATCCTCGTTTAAAGCCTTCAAAGTTCTTGGCATTAGCAATGGCCTTGCCGGATTCTGCTAGGGACTCTTATGATGGACTCTACCGTGCTGTTGACATGTTTCTAGAG GTACATGCAGGATTGTCAGAAGATGAGAAGTTAGAGATATGTTGTGCATTGAACTATGAGAAGCTCTCGGCAGAAGTTTGCATACACCTTTCTCAGAACACCAAATTTCCATCAAAATCTGCAGTCCAAGCTCTAATTTCTCAGCAAGACAAACTCAAAGGCTTACTCCATGGCACCAGCAATCCTAAACCAATTACTGATTCGCCCTGTACTTCCACAGAAGTCAGAAGCATGGGAAAGAATGATGAAGCCAGTGATCAGGTTGTGCTCTATGCAGGGAAACTTGATGTATTGTCTGATAATGAGAAACTCAAAGCACATTTGCAAGGAATGCAGTGGAGGGTTATGGAGTTGGAGAAAGTTTGTAAGAAAATGCAAACTCAGATGGCGAAGATTATGAAATATAGAATCTCAAGGCAAGGTCATACCAGATCCTTACCTAGGCTTTGTTCATGA
- the LOC132182965 gene encoding protein TRIGALACTOSYLDIACYLGLYCEROL 1, chloroplastic-like isoform X2, whose translation MQTASHFHSFLCFSNRRNTTVKPDGWMKMHTPHLKKLTNREVHHPGRHKSLVTVPPTRLCAIANTDDGSPPSVPVLQEYTNTNHIPNSEAETFLSKWSPPRYLWRGLSVLILAGQVIIRTLKGKVHWRNTLQQLERVGPRSVGVCLLTSAFVGMAFTIQFVREFTRLGLNRSVGGVLSLAFARELSPVITSIVVAGRIGSAYAAELGTMQVSEQTDTLRVLGADPVDYLVTPRVIASCIALPFLTLMCFTVGMASSALLADSVYGVSINIILDSAQRALKSWDIISAMIKSQVFGAIISVVSCAWGVTTLGGAKGVGESTTSAVVISLVGIFIADFALSYCFFQGAGDSLKNCL comes from the exons atGCAAACAGCTTCCCATTTTCATTCATTCTTGTGCTTCTCTaacag AAGAAACACCACCGTAAAACCAGATGGGTGGATGAAAATGCATACCCCTCATTTAAAAAAGCTTACTAATAGAGAAGTTCACCATCCAGGAAGACATAAATCTCTCGTGACTGTGCCACCGACCAGATTGTGTGCAATTGCCAACACTGATGATGGTTCCCCCCCATCTGTCCCTGTGTTACAAGAATATACAAATACAAACCATATACCCAATTCGGAAGCAGAAACCTTTCTCAGCAAATGGTCACCACCCAGGTATCTGTGGAGGGGATTGTCAGTTCTTATCCTGGCAGGACAGGTTATTATCAGGACTCTAAAGGGAAAAGTCCACTGGAGGAATACTCTGCAACAGCTGGAGAGAGTTGGGCCAAGATCAGTTGGGGTCTGTCTTCTAACATCAGCTTTTGTTGGGATGGCTTTCACGATCCAGTTTGTTAGAGAATTCACCAGATTGGGATTAAACAGATCTGTTGGTGGGGTATTATCTCTGGCTTTCGCAAGGGAGCTGAGTCCTGTCATTACATCAATTGTTGTTGCTGGGCGTATTGGAAGTGCATATGCAGCAGAGTTAGGAACAATGCAGGTTTCTGAGCAAACTGACACCTTGAGAGTTCTTGGGGCAGACCCTGTTGATTATCTTGTGACACCTAGGGTGATTGCCTCCTGTATTGCTTTACCTTTTTTGACCCTTATGTGCTTCACCGTGGGGATGGCATCCAGTGCTCTCTTGGCTGATAGTGTTTATGGGGTTAGCATTAACATTATCTTAGATTCTGCTCAAAGAGCACTTAAATCTTGGGACATAATTAGTGCCATGATAAAGTCACAGGTTTTTGGTGCAATTATATCTGTTGTGAGCTGTGCATGGGGAGTTACCACTCTGGGAGGTGCTAAAGGTGTTGGGGAGTCTACAACTTCGGCTGTGGTTATCTCACTTGTTGGTATTTTTATTGCTGACTTTGCACTCTCTTATTGCTTCTTCCAAGGAGCTGGAGATTCACTGAAGAATTGCTTATGA
- the LOC132182965 gene encoding protein TRIGALACTOSYLDIACYLGLYCEROL 1, chloroplastic-like isoform X1 produces MQTASHFHSFLCFSNSFNTCRRNTTVKPDGWMKMHTPHLKKLTNREVHHPGRHKSLVTVPPTRLCAIANTDDGSPPSVPVLQEYTNTNHIPNSEAETFLSKWSPPRYLWRGLSVLILAGQVIIRTLKGKVHWRNTLQQLERVGPRSVGVCLLTSAFVGMAFTIQFVREFTRLGLNRSVGGVLSLAFARELSPVITSIVVAGRIGSAYAAELGTMQVSEQTDTLRVLGADPVDYLVTPRVIASCIALPFLTLMCFTVGMASSALLADSVYGVSINIILDSAQRALKSWDIISAMIKSQVFGAIISVVSCAWGVTTLGGAKGVGESTTSAVVISLVGIFIADFALSYCFFQGAGDSLKNCL; encoded by the exons atGCAAACAGCTTCCCATTTTCATTCATTCTTGTGCTTCTCTaacag TTTTAATACTTGCAGAAGAAACACCACCGTAAAACCAGATGGGTGGATGAAAATGCATACCCCTCATTTAAAAAAGCTTACTAATAGAGAAGTTCACCATCCAGGAAGACATAAATCTCTCGTGACTGTGCCACCGACCAGATTGTGTGCAATTGCCAACACTGATGATGGTTCCCCCCCATCTGTCCCTGTGTTACAAGAATATACAAATACAAACCATATACCCAATTCGGAAGCAGAAACCTTTCTCAGCAAATGGTCACCACCCAGGTATCTGTGGAGGGGATTGTCAGTTCTTATCCTGGCAGGACAGGTTATTATCAGGACTCTAAAGGGAAAAGTCCACTGGAGGAATACTCTGCAACAGCTGGAGAGAGTTGGGCCAAGATCAGTTGGGGTCTGTCTTCTAACATCAGCTTTTGTTGGGATGGCTTTCACGATCCAGTTTGTTAGAGAATTCACCAGATTGGGATTAAACAGATCTGTTGGTGGGGTATTATCTCTGGCTTTCGCAAGGGAGCTGAGTCCTGTCATTACATCAATTGTTGTTGCTGGGCGTATTGGAAGTGCATATGCAGCAGAGTTAGGAACAATGCAGGTTTCTGAGCAAACTGACACCTTGAGAGTTCTTGGGGCAGACCCTGTTGATTATCTTGTGACACCTAGGGTGATTGCCTCCTGTATTGCTTTACCTTTTTTGACCCTTATGTGCTTCACCGTGGGGATGGCATCCAGTGCTCTCTTGGCTGATAGTGTTTATGGGGTTAGCATTAACATTATCTTAGATTCTGCTCAAAGAGCACTTAAATCTTGGGACATAATTAGTGCCATGATAAAGTCACAGGTTTTTGGTGCAATTATATCTGTTGTGAGCTGTGCATGGGGAGTTACCACTCTGGGAGGTGCTAAAGGTGTTGGGGAGTCTACAACTTCGGCTGTGGTTATCTCACTTGTTGGTATTTTTATTGCTGACTTTGCACTCTCTTATTGCTTCTTCCAAGGAGCTGGAGATTCACTGAAGAATTGCTTATGA